One Aethina tumida isolate Nest 87 chromosome 5, icAetTumi1.1, whole genome shotgun sequence genomic window carries:
- the LOC109607180 gene encoding uncharacterized protein LOC109607180 isoform X2 has translation MCSTAECVIDQIADCISELNPSCPTPCVVEPQFPFAACCHVSPPPILLPTSPRPVKPLQLPCPMSCPPELSEQERMELRYDNYYNNYNIDWHSLGLGKTPEYPDPRTAKCRGATLDGRNPCEYVKPPRMNCDDGCPTGFKPCAMKMVGPLPCGVWCAQIPKCTPKTHEKHNRNYTTKARNPCS, from the exons ATGTGCAGCACAGCAGAGTGTGTTATTGATCAAATAGCGGACTGTATATCCGAACTTAACCC ATCTTGTCCAACACCTTGTGTAGTGGAGCCTCAATTTCCATTCGCAGCATGTTGCCATGTATCACCTCCACCAATTCTGTTGCCCACTTCACCCAGACCAGTCAAACCCCTCCAACTACCATGTCCAATGTCCTGTCCACCAGAG ttgtcAGAACAAGAGAGGATGGAGTTGAGATATGACAACTACTATAACAACTACAACATCGACTGGCACTCCCTTGGGCTGGGCAAGACACCAGAATATCCAGATCCTAGGACAGCCAAGTGTCGAGGTGCTACACTGGACGGGAGAAACCCTTGCGAATATGTCAAACCTCCAAGGATGAACTGCGATGATGGTTGTCCGACCGGATTTAAGCCCTGTGCCATGAAAATGGTTGGACCTTTGCCTTGTGGCGTGTGGTGCGCCCAGATCCCTAAGTGTACCCCCAAAACACATGAAAAACACAACAGGAATTACACAACCAAA GCGAGAAATCCATGCTCATGA
- the LOC109607180 gene encoding uncharacterized protein LOC109607180 isoform X1 has translation MCSTAECVIDQIADCISELNPSCPTPCVVEPQFPFAACCHVSPPPILLPTSPRPVKPLQLPCPMSCPPEMDPEEMFQKRYSNYYNYYNVDYKQKEKSCKVNPVRVIRTSHCEDYSLKRSEPQEDPGCPTGFKPCSMKMTPPASRHPCDAWCAKIEPCPPKRKKKAEKYNGDPACCTRPCCKHWQPKEGPCMYDCPCKAHCYNHPVGIKPGRAAAGQCPPYCCP, from the exons ATGTGCAGCACAGCAGAGTGTGTTATTGATCAAATAGCGGACTGTATATCCGAACTTAACCC ATCTTGTCCAACACCTTGTGTAGTGGAGCCTCAATTTCCATTCGCAGCATGTTGCCATGTATCACCTCCACCAATTCTGTTGCCCACTTCACCCAGACCAGTCAAACCCCTCCAACTACCATGTCCAATGTCCTGTCCACCAGAG ATGGACCCGGAGGAGATGTTCCAAAAACGCTACTCCAACTACTACAACTACTACAACGTGGACTACAAGCAAAAAGAAAAGTCGTGCAAGGTAAACCCGGTCCGCGTCATCCGCACCTCCCATTGCGAGGACTACAGCCTCAAACGTTCCGAACCGCAAGAAGACCCCGGTTGTCCCACGGGTTTCAAACCATGCTCCATGAAAATGACGCCGCCCGCCAGTCGTCACCCGTGTGACGCCTGGTGCGCCAAGATCGAACCGTGTCCGCCCAAAAGGAAGAAGAAGGCGGAAAAGTACAACGGGGATCCGGCTTGTTGCACGAGACCTTGCTGCAAGCACTGGCAGCCGAAAGAGGGTCCTTGCATGTACGATTGTCCTTGCAAGGCCCACTGCTACAACCACCCCGTTGGCATTAAACCTGGCAGGGCGGCTGCAGGCCAATGTCCTCCTTATTGTTGTCCATGA
- the LOC109607181 gene encoding probable chitinase 10, translated as MDWHIFICALIFFVISNTEQRATRLKRSEHVPPFAVPTFRRDSVEKIPDFEYNFDRSSPYRYRSSLPLRSAVESIPDAIQSTRRLPLRDAVERRPPPDEPFDPEVDTEIVDPNVYRKDPLEKYGIYEAIPPFQGGRPYNLHPNGVISHNLPPKPHHYSQHTYYTPYNHFQNLIGDYRSAAPYRIDNGYQTLYAHNAIPRGSRSLYPSNPFFRKAVNHNQFEDDEGSKRIVCYVQGAAAYRKEPLTFTPEDLDPFACTHVVYAFAFIDPHTYNMISNDDEFDIVQGGYRAVSGLKRINPKLKVLISVGEAREDSSNRFTNMVSSASRRRDFIRSVISFIKTYDFDGLDIDWQYPGAEELGGHVSDKEYFNLFLEELSEIFKEHGWLLTVSAPASRFRIEDGFTPSKLAEVVDFVNVEAYDFHKDREPVADHHSNLHSRPGDSGLNIFLSVDYAVHFWLKKGLPRSKLVVGLPFFGRSFTLQFANETGLGAAIKGPGREGFYTQTPGLLAYFEICDLVLNEGWYRSEDSSGSPYVVNGDQWVGYDDEESLQKKIKYIKDNQLGGVSIWSTDMDDFKGLCGEKWPLLTAVNKHLKGIETPALYADRNPPTKPYGSCISNGFYSDPKNCAAYYICKNRLSYHLSCGEKMMFDPVTGRCDYIGPERCKPGQSSYIPNSLKEIENTLLRAEAVKDNSPKVVCYMTNWAFYRKGEGKFVPEHIDQTLCTHVIYAFASLDPEKLLVKEFDPWADLDNNLYERVTSLTDTKVLLSLGGWTDSAGDKYSRLVSDGSARRRFVVGAVGFLRRHGFKGLHFDWNYPVCWQSNCKRGPASDKANFAKLIQELRKEFDRQQPPLILAAAISGYKEVIDVAYDLPALGRTADFLSVMSYDYHGAWERQTGHVSPLYGQPGDKYPQYNTNYTMEYLVSKGAPREKLLMGIPFYGQTFTLAKPSNYGVGISTAGPGEAGEYTKQPGMLAYYEICNRIRNNRWIVNRDASGPYAHAREQWVGYEDDQSVREKASYIKRNGFGGAVAWTIDLDDFSNRCCGGSFPLLRNLNKELGRISSIPPPGDCTKPPAPSTPAPPITTTGIDSGASSTEHVHGEWTTAATKPTTTSPWWTTTSKPTTKPTTTSPWWTSTTTTTTTTTTQRSTTPWWATTTKPTTSRPSTTPPVWERPQNTPAPAWERPPGTTIPPPAVIMPELDKPVTECETGQYLPDPKNCNAFYRCVLGELRKQYCAGGLHWNKEKNICDWPMEAKCKIQKPGQTTPRPVKPHTTIQSWQTKTTPSYVPPTTTQRITTAAPAHLQDETCSNGQYYPHESCTSFYVCVNNQLLGQSCAPGLSWNVEDGRCDWTYKVKCIGRKELSEKYTSGKWTSAIGSAPQPYSSCTENIFAAVPGDCTQYMQCLWGKYEVFQCAPGLHWNSEKMICDWPDKAQCQDNSIEGEAPSKPVYKPTRPPSTTPPSYRPESTTYPEWKPESTTQWRPPSTTTTENSGNNWEWHPPIPPTSEQPPLSEELKPQSGYFKVVCYFTNWAWYRKGVGKYLPEDIHPDLCTHIVYGFAVLDFSNLIIKAHDSWADFDNQFYKRVVAFKEKGVKVSIAIGGWNDSQGDKYSRLVNDPGARARFITHVVAFLEKWGFDGLDLDWEYPKCWQVDCKKGPDSDKEAFAAFVTELKAAFRPKGFLLSAAVSPSKTVIDAGYNVPVLAENLDWVAVMTYDFHGQWDKQTGHVAPLYYHPDDAVAFYNTNSSINYWISEGVPRRKIVMGMPLYGQSFMLENEAEHGLNAKAPGPGEAGEFTRAAGFLAYYEICDNLKNKGWTVVRDPERRMGPYAYKGNQWVSFDDQEMIRIKSEYIRKMDLGGGMIWALDLDDFKNRCGEGRHPLLTIIRNVLADKGTGVAEVPQVPEVGPETKPEAVVVEPEQPETSELEEPMEPIVDDGNKVICYFTNWAWLRQGSGKYFPNNINSDLCTHIIYATAVLDPEQLIIKPLDTWTDIDNKFYEKITSFRSKGLKVLLSIGGFADSAMDKYSRLVNNPSSRRKFVTHVVDFLKLYNFDGLDLNWQYPKCWQQDCSKGPDSDKPAFTDLVRDLSYAFRSKGLLLSVSVSPSARIVPEAYDIPQLSKYASWINLMTKDFHGEWEENTGHVAPMYVRPDDLDPTFNTNYSINYWIDNGAERSKLVLGIPLYGNSFTLADPQNNGLNAPTIGSGEAGDQTKTRGFLAYYEICNNILNKDWKIVRDRKGRVGPYAYKGNQWVGFDDIGMIRHKSEYIKAMGLGGSVVWALDLDDFKNECNCESYPLLKTINRVLRNYPGPAPKCVLGKPSKKPVPTTTTTTTTYTPPTSAIVAEEPNYVIVPVNQSSCLGRLFMPSQNCNEYYVCDQSQLHLQVCPTGLYWNKDHCDWPENTPCHPDALTEEPPTSSPTKPPTQVTTVQPVYSPTTSRPSYPGTSSPPGDYKVVCYFTNWAWYRQGDGKYLPSDIDASLCTHIAYGFAVLDANTLTLKPHDTWADIDNDFYTKVTALRAKGVKVVIALGGWNDSLGNKYSRLVNDPGARQRFIQNVAQFIEKWGFDGLDLDWEYPKCWQVDCNKGPASDKEGFAALVTELSAAFKPRGWLLSAAVSPSKAVIDAGYDVPTLSNYLDWIAVMTYDFHGHWDKQTGHVAPLYYYPGDTYDYFNANFSINYWIEKGASPKKVVMGMPLYGQSFSLADTNKRGFNEKTYGPGEAGEFTRAGGFLAFYEICERVKRGGWEVTRDPLGRVGPYAVRGNQWVSYDDVAEIRRKSQLVKDLGLGGGMIWALDLDDFRNKCGCGKHPLLKTMNKELRGLPFNDLQDCT; from the exons ATGGACTGGCACATTTTC ATATGTGCGTTAATATTTTTCGTGATATCAAACACGGAGCAAAGAGCAACAAGACTTAAAAGATCCGAACACGTACCGCCATTCGCAGTGCCAACCTTCCGTAGGGATTCCGTTGAAAAGATTCCTGATTTCGAGTACAACTTCGACAGAAGCTCACCTTACAGATACAGAAGTTCCCTGCCGCTCAGATCAGCTGTGGAAAGCATACCAGATGC TATCCAATCAACCAGAAGACTGCCACTGAGAGACGCGGTGGAAAGAAGACCACCACCAGACGAACCGTTTGATCCGGAAGTAGACACCGAGATAGTCGACCCCAACGTCTACAGAAAAGATCCGTTGGAGAAGTATGGAATATACGAAGCCATTCCCCCATTCCAAGGAGGACGTCCCTATAATCTCCACCCTAATGGAGTCATCAGTCACAATTTACCGCCCAAACCTCACCACTACAGCCAGCACACCTACTACACCCCCTACAATCACTTCCAAAACCTCATCGGCGACTACAGGAGCGCCGCACCTTACAGAATTGACAACGGATACCAAACTTTGTACGCACATAACGCCATACCGAGAGGAAGCAGAAGTTTGTACCCCAGCAATCCGTTCTTTCGTAAAGCGGTGAACCACAATCAGTTCGAAGATGATGAAGGATCCAAACGTATAGTTTGTTACGTTCAAGGAGCCGCCGCCTACAGAAAAGAACCCCTGACGTTCACCCCGGAAGATTTGGATCCGTTCGCGTGTACACACGTTGTCTACGCCTTCGCTTTCATCGACCCTCACACCTACAACATGATCTCCAACGACGACGAATTCGATATTGTCCAAGGAGGATATCGTGCAGTTTCCGGCTTAAAACGTATCAACCCCAAACTAAAGGTTCTCATTTCCGTCGGCGAGGCAAGAGAGGACAGCTCAAACAGATTCACCAACATGGTGTCAAGTGCAAGCAGAAGAAGGGACTTCATCAGGTCGGTAATAAGCTTCATCAAAACGTACGACTTTGATGGATTGGACATCGACTGGCAATATCCGGGAGCGGAAGAACTAGGTGGACACGTTAGTGACAAGGAGTACTTCAACTTATTTTTGGAAGAACTGTCGGAAATCTTCAAAGAACACGGTTGGCTTCTCACAGTTTCCGCCCCAGCTTCCCGTTTTAGAATCGAAGACGGTTTCACGCCTTCCAAACTTGCTGAAGTGGTAGATTTTGTGAACGTCGAAGCTTATGATTTTCATAAAGATAGGGAACCAGTCGCCGATCACCACTCGAATCTTCACTCAAGACCCGGAGATTCCGGACTTAATATCTTCCTTAGTGTGGATTATGCCGTGCATTTCTGGCTCAAGAAGGGTCTTCCGAGGTCTAAATTAGTTGTTGGATTACCATTCTTTGGAAGATCATTTACGTTGCAATTCGCCAATGAAACTGGTCTTGGAGCCGCCATTAAAGGGCCAGGCAGAGAAGGATTCTACACTCAAACTCCCGGTTTACTAGCTTACTTTGAAATTTGCGATTTGGTACTAAATGAAGGATGGTACAGAAGCGAAGACAGCTCTGGTTCCCCTTACGTCGTCAATGGAGACCAATGGGTTGGATATGACGATGAAGAGAGTCTCCAGAAAAAA attaaatatattaaagataatCAATTGGGAGGTGTGTCAATTTGGTCAACAGACATGGACGATTTCAAAGGATTGTGTGGAGAAAAATGGCCTTTGCTCACTGCAGTAAACAAACATCTTAAGGGTATTGAAACTCCCGCATTGTATGCTGACAGAAATCCACCAACTAAACCATACGGTTCTTGCATTTCCAACGGTTTCTATAGCGACCCCAAAAACTGCGCCGCTTATTACATCTGCAAGAACAGACTTAGCTATCATTTATCTTGTGGTGAAAAAATGATGTTTGATCCCGTAACTGGAAGATGTGACTATATTGGCCCAGAAAGATGCAAACCTGGTCAATCGTCATATATTCCCAACAGTCTGAAGGAAATCGAAAATACCTTGTTAAGAGCTGAAGCTGTAAAAGACAACAGTCCAAAGGTTGTATGCTACATGACGAATTGGGCTTTCTATAGAAAAGGAGAAGGCAAATTTGTGCCCGAACACATTGATCAAACACTTTGTACTCATGTAATCTACGCTTTTGCCAGTTTGGATCCAGAGAAACTTTTGGTCAAAGAATTTGATCCTTGGGCAGACTTAGATAACA ATCTATACGAAAGGGTTACGTCCCTCACCGATACCAAAGTGTTGCTCTCACTTGGTGGTTGGACCGACTCAGCTGGTGATAAATATTCAAGATTGGTTAGCGATGGATCAGCACGCAGAAGATTCGTCGTTGGGGCTGTAGGCTTCCTGAGAAGACACGGATTTAAGGGATTGCACTTCGACTGGAACTACCCCGTGTGTTGGCAAAGTAATTGCAAGAGGGGACCAGCTTCTGACAAGGCAAACTTCGCTAAACTCATCCAGGAGTTGCGTAAAGAGTTCGACAGACAACAACCACCTCTAATATTAGCTGCAGCTATTTCTGGTTACAAAGAAGTTATTGATGTAGCTTATGATTTGCCTGCTTTAGGAAGAACTGCTGACTTTTTGTCTGTAATGTCTTATGACTACCATGGCGCATGGGAAAGACAAACCGGACATGTTAGTCCATTGTATGGACAACCTGGGGATAAGTATCCACAATATAACACc AATTATACGATGGAATATTTAGTGTCAAAGGGTGCTCCAAGAGAAAAGCTTCTTATGGGTATTCCATTTTATGGACAAACATTCACATTAGCCAAACCAAGTAATTATGGAGTAGGAATTTCTACAGCTGGACCTGGAGAAGCCGGAGAATACACAAAACAACCAGGCATGTTGGCATACTATGAAATCTGTAACAGAATTAGAAACAACAGATGGATTGTGAACAGAGACGCAAGTGGACCTTATGCACATGCCAGAGAACAATGGGTCGGCTATGAAGATGACCAATCTGTTAGGGAAAAAGCCAGTTATATAAAACGTAATGGTTTTGGTGGTGCAGTTGCTTGGACCATCGACTTGGATGATTTCTCTAACAGATGTTGTGGAGGATCTTTTCCTTTATTAAGAAACTTGAATAAAGAACTCGGACGTATTTCCAGCATTCCACCTCCAGGTGATTGTACCAAGCCTCCAGCGCCTTCAACACCTGCACCACCAATCACTACAACTGGCATTGATTCTGGCGCTAGTTCCACCGAACATGTTCACGGGGAATGGACAACGGCAGCTACCAAACCTACTACTACTTCCCCATGGTGGACCACAACAAGTAAGCCCACCACTAAACCAACAACTACAAGTCCATGGTGGACAAGTACAACAACTacgacaacaacaacaacaactcaAAGAAGTACAACACCATGGTGGGCAACAACAACTAAACCTACTACGTCTAGGCCTTCAACCACTCCACCAGTTTGGGAGAGACCTCAGAACACTCCCGCTCCAGCTTGGGAAAGACCTCCGGGTACGACAATTCCACCTCCAGCTGTCATTATGCCAGAACTTGACAAACCTGTTACGGAATGCGAAACTGGACAATATCTGCCGGATCCTAAAAATTGCAATGCTTTCTATCGATGTGTACTTGGAGAACTTAGGAAGCAATACTGTGCAGGTGGTCTTCACTGGAACAAAGAAAAGAATATCTGTGATTGGCCAATGGAAGCCAAATGCAAGATACAAAAAC CTGGACAAACGACGCCTAGGCCAGTTAAGCCTCACACTACGATTCAAAGTTGGCAAACCAAGACCACTCCAAGTTACGTACCACCTACAACCACCCAAAGGATTACTACTGCAGCGCCAGCACACTTGCAGGATGAAACTTGCAGCAATGGACAATACTATCCTCATGAATCATGCACCAGCTTTTACGTTTGTGTCAATAACCAACTCCTCGGACAAAGTTGCGCTCCTGGACTCAGCTGGAATGTTGAGGATGGAAGGTGTGACTGGACTTACAAGGTTAAATGTATCGGAAGAAAAGAACTGTCTGAAAAATATACTAGTGGTAAATGGACTAGTG CAATAGGTTCAGCTCCACAACCATATTCTAGCtgcactgaaaatattttcgcTGCTGTACCTGGAGATTGCACTCAATATATGCAATGCCTTTGGGGTAAATATGAAGTCTTCCAGTGCGCCCCTGGTCTTCATTGGAATAGC GAAAAGATGATTTGTGACTGGCCAGATAAAGCACAGTGTCAAGATAACAGTATAGAAGGAGAGGCACCATCAAAACCAGTGTACAAACCAACACGTCCACCATCCACAACTCCTCCATCTTACAGACCTGAATCCACAACTTATCCAGAATGGAAACCAGAGAGTACAACTCAATGGAGACCACCATCAACTACAACAACAGAAAATTCTGGCAACAACTGGGAATGGCATCCTCCAATTCCTCCAACCTCAGAACAACCACCTTTGTCTGAAGAATTGAAACCTCAATCCGGTTATTTCAAGGTAGTCTGCTACTTCACTAATTGGGCTTGGTACAGAAAGGGCGTTGGCAAATATTTGCCAGAAGATATACATCCAGATTTGTGTACTCACATTGTATACGGTTTTGCTGTACTGGACTTCTCCAATCTTATTATCAAAGCTCACGATTCTTGGGCTGACTTCGACAACC aattcTATAAGAGAGTTGTGGCATTTAAAGAAAAGGGTGTTAAAGTTTCTATTGCCATTGGTGGTTGGAACGATTCTCAGGGCGATAAATACTCCAGATTAGTCAATGATCCAGGAGCAAGAGCTAGATTTATTACTCATGTTGTAGCTTTCCTAGAAAAATGGGGCTTCGATGGTTTAGATTTGGATTGGGAATATCCAAAATGTTGGcag GTGGATTGTAAAAAGGGTCCGGACTCCGATAAAGAAGCATTCGCGGCATTCGTAACAGAACTGAAGGCAGCTTTCAGACCTAAAGGCTTCTTGCTGTCAGCTGCTGTGTCACCAAGTAAGACTGTAATTGATGCCGGATACAACGTACCAGTTTTGGCCGAAAATCTTGACTGGGTAGCCGTCATGACTTATGATTTCCACGGTCAATGGGACAAACAAACTGGACACGTTGCACCTCTATACTATCATCCTGATGATGCTGTTGCTTTCTACAATACT AACTCATCGATCAACTATTGGATATCCGAAGGAGTTCCAAGAAGGAAAATTGTCATGGGTATGCCATTATATGGTCAATCGTTCATGCTGGAAAATGAGGCTGAACACGGATTAAATGCTAAAGCACCCGGACCAGGTGAAGCTGGAGAATTTACAAGGGCGGCTGGTTTCCTCGCATACTACGAAATTTGCGACAACCTTAAAAACAAGGGTTGGACCGTTGTTAGGGATCCAGAAAGACGAATGGGACCTTACGCCTACAAGGGCAACCAGTGGGTGTCTTTCGATGACCAGGAAATGATCAGAATCAAATCCGAGTACATTAGAAAAATGGACCTTGGAGGTGGTATGATATGGGCGTTGGATTTGGACGATTTCAAAAACAGATGTGGAGAAGGTCGTCATCCTCTGTTAACCATCATAAGAAACGTTTTGGCTGATAAAGGCACCGGTGTCGCCGAAGTTCCTCAGGTGCCTGAAGTTGGGCCAGAGACAAAACCGGAGGCTGTGGTTGTAGAACCAGAGCAACCAGAAACTTCGGAATTGGAGGAACCGATGGAACCGATTGTTGATGACGGCAACAAGGTTATATGCTATTTTACCAACTGGGCTTGGTTGAGACAAGGCAGTGGAAAATATTTCCCGAATAACATCAACAGCGATCTTTGCACTCATATCATATATGCCACTGCTGTTTTGGATCCAGAGCAACTAATCATCAAGCCATTGGACACTTGGACCGACATTGACAACA AATTCTACGAGAAGATAACATCATTTAGATCCAAGGGACTAAAGGTACTACTCTCAATTGGAGGCTTCGCCGACTCTGCCATGGATAAATACTCAAGGCTGGTTAACAACCCATCTTCCAGACGCAAGTTCGTTACTCACGTTGTTGACTTCCTTAAACTCTACAACTTCGATGGTTTGGATCTTAATTGGCAGTACCCGAAATGTTGGCAGCAAGATTGCAGTAAAGGACCAGACTCTGACAAGCCAGCGTTCACTGATTTAGTGAGAGACTTGAGCTACGCTTTCCGATCAAAGGGTCTCCTGCTGTCTGTTTCTGTTTCACCAAGTGCTAGAATAGTTCCAGAAGCGTACGACATTCCTCAGCTTTCGAAGTACGCATCTTGGATTAATTTGATGACGAAGGACTTCCACGGCGAGTGGGAGGAAAATACTGGACACGTTGCCCCAATGTATGTTAGACCTGATGATTTAGACCCCACATTCAACACG aACTATTCTATTAACTACTGGATTGATAATGGCGCTGAAAGAAGTAAATTGGTGCTTGGAATTCCATTATATGGCAACTCTTTCACTTTGGCTGATCCACAGAATAATGGACTTAATGCCCCGACTATTGGTAGTGGGGAAGCTGGAGATCAAACCAAAACCAGAGGATTCTTGGCATATTACGAG atTTGCAATAACATTCTGAATAAAGATTGGAAGATCGTGCGTGACCGCAAGGGTAGAGTTGGACCTTATGCCTACAAAGGCAACCAATGGGTTGGATTTGATGACATCGGCATGATAAGACACAAATCAGAGTACATAAAGGCAATGGGACTTGGTGGCAGCGTAGTTTGGGCATTAGATCTAGACGATTTCAAGAATGAATGCAATTGTGAATCATATCCGTTACTGAAGACCATCAACAGagtattaagaaattatcCAGGTCCAGCACCAAAGTGTGTCCTAGGAAAACCTTCGAAGAAGCCTGTACCCACTACAACAACTACTACGACTACTTATACACCTCCAACAAGCGCAATAGTAGCTGAAGAACCTAACTACGTTATCGTTCCAGTTAATCAAAGCTCTTGTTTGGGTAGATTATTTATGCCATCACAAAACTGTAACGAATACTACGTATGCGATCAAAGCCAACTGCATCTACAAGTATGTCCAACTGGATTGTATTGGAACAAAGACCACTGTGATTGGCCAGAGAACACTCCGTGTCACCCAGACGCACTAACCGAAGAACCTCCTACCAGTTCTCCAACCAAACCACCAACGCAAGTAACGACAGTTCAACCTGTTTACTCGCCAACAACAAGTAGGCCTTCTTATCCAGGAACTTCTTCACCTCCTGGTGATTACAAAGTAGTTTGTTATTTCACAAACTGGGCTTGGTACag ACAAGGAGACGGAAAATACTTGCCATCAGACATAGATGCTTCCCTTTGCACCCACATAGCTTACGGTTTCGCCGTTTTAGACGCAAACACGTTAACATTGAAACCCCACGACACGTGGGCAGATATCGACAACGACTTCTACACCAAAGTAACCGCATTGAGAGCGAAAGGAGTGAAAGTGGTGATCGCTTTGGGTGGATGGAACGATTCGCTGGGTAACAAATACTCCCGTTTGGTGAACGATCCGGGTGCTCGACAAAGATTCATCCAAAACGTCGcacagtttattgaaaaatgggGCTTCGACGGTCTCGATTTGGACTGGGAATATCCAAAGTGTTGGCAGGTTGATTGCAACAAAGGTCCGGCGTCCGATAAGGAAGGATTCGCTGCCCTGGTGACGGAACTGAGTGCCGCTTTTAAACCGAGAGGATGGTTGTTGTCCGCCGCAGTGTCCCCAAGTAAAGCGGTAATAGATGCCGGTTACGATGTACCCACTTTGAGCAACTACTTGGACTGGATCGCTGTGATGACTTACGACTTCCACGGTCATTGGGACAAGCAGACAGGCCACGTGGCCCCATTGTATTACTATCCAGGTGACACGTATGACTACTTCAATGCG aacTTCTCCATCAATTATTGGATCGAGAAAGGGGCCTCACCCAAGAAGGTGGTGATGGGAATGCCACTTTATGGTCAATCTTTCAGTTTGGCGGATACAAACAAGCGAGGATTCAACGAGAAGACTTACGGTCCTGGCGAAGCCGGAGAATTCACTAGAGCTGGAGGTTTCCTTGCTTTCTACGAA atcTGTGAAAGGGTTAAACGAGGAGGCTGGGAAGTTACGAGAGACCCACTTGGACGTGTTGGACCATACGCGGTCAGAGGAAACCAATGGGTGTCATACGATGACGTTGCCGAAATCAGGCGGAAATCCCAATTGGTCAAGGATCTCGGTCTGGGCGGTGGTATGATCTGGGCCTTGGATTTGGACGATTTCAGGAATAAATGTGGCTGTGGAAAACATCCACTATTGAAGACTATGAACAAGGAACTGAGGGGCTTACCTTTCAATGACTTGCAAGATTGcacataa